Proteins from one Drosophila gunungcola strain Sukarami chromosome 3R, Dgunungcola_SK_2, whole genome shotgun sequence genomic window:
- the LOC128256548 gene encoding myosin heavy chain 95F isoform X1 produces MLEDTQLVWVRDAAEGYIQGRITEIGTKEFEVTPTDRKYPKRTCHFDDIHSSCDGPQDHDDNCELMLLNEATFLDNLKTRYYKDKIYTYVANILIAVNPYREIKELYAPDTIKKYNGRSLGELPPHVFAVADKAIRDMRVYKLSQSIIVSGESGAGKTESTKYLLKYLCYSHDSAGPIETKILDANPVLEAFGNAKTTRNNNSSRFGKFIEVHYDAKCQVVGGYISHYLLEKSRICTQSAEERNYHVFYMLLAGAPQQLRDKLNLGKPDDYRYLSGCTQYFANAKTEQLIPGSQKSKNHQQKGPLKDPIIDDYQHFHNLDKALGRLGLSDAEKLGIYSLVAAVLHLGNIAFEEIPDDVRGGCQVSESSEQSLTITSGLLGVDQTELRTALVSRVMQSKGGGFKGTVIMVPLKIYEASNARDALAKAIYSRLFDRIVGLINQSIPFQASNFYIGVLDIAGFEYFTVNSFEQFCINYCNEKLQKFFNDNILKNEQELYKREGLNVPEITFTDNQDIIELIEAKSNGIFTLLDEESKLPKPSYSHFTAEVHKSWSNHYRLGLPRSSRLKAHRTLRDEEGFLVRHFAGAVCYNTEQFIEKNNDALHASLEGLVQECENPLLQTLFPSGSSASIRGKLNFISVGSKFKTQLGELMEKLEQNGTNFIRCIKPNSKMIDRQFEGSLALAQLKCSGTISVLELMEHGYPSRVLFADLYSMYKSVLPPELVSLPARTFCEAMFQSLNLSAKDFKFGITKVFFRPGKFVEFDRIMRSDPENMLAIVAKVKKWLIRSRWVKSALGALCVIKLRNRIIYRNKCVLVAQRIARGFLARKQHRPRYQGIGKINKIRMNTLKTLEIASGLKMGRDEIVSGVNDIYRQIDDAIMKIKLNPRITQREMDSMYTVVMANMNKLTVDLNTKLKEQQQAEEQERLRKIQEALEAERAAKEAEELRQREEVENKRLKAEIETRRKAAEVQRLRQEEEDRRAALALQEQLEKEAKDDAKYRQQLEQERRDHELALRLANESNGQVEDSPPVIRNGVNDASPMGSNKLISFSQVVSNIASRYLNKSENVRAQQQALGKQKYDLSKWKYSELRDAINTSCDIELLEACRQEFHRRLKVYHAWKAKNRKRTTMDENERAPRSVMEAAFKQPPLVQPIQEIVTAQHRYFRIPFMRANAPDNTKRGLWYAHFDGQWIARQMELHADKPPILLVAGTDDMQMCELSLEETGLTRKRGAEILEHEFNREWERNGGKAYKNLGAKPNGPAAAAMQKQQ; encoded by the exons ATGTTGGAGGACACCCAACTGGTGTGGGTGCGAGATGCCGCCGAGGGCTATATACAGGGCCGGATCACGGAGATCGGCACCAAGGAGTTCGAGGTTACGCCCACCGACCGGAAGTATCCAAAGCGCACGTGCCACTTTGACGACATCCACTCCTCGTGCGATGGACCCCAGGATCACGATGACAACT GTGAACTCATGCTGCTTAACGAGGCCACATTTCTGGACAATTTGAAAACACGTTACTACAAAGACAAGATCTAC acatATGTGGCCAATATATTAATCGCCGTGAATCCGTATCGTGAGATCAAGGAGCTCTATGCACCCGATACCATTAAGAAGTACAATGGCCGTTCTTTGGGTGAACTGCCTCCTCATGTCTTTGCCGTTG CGGACAAAGCCATACGGGATATGAGGGTCTACAAGTTGTCGCAATCGATCATCGTGTCTGGAGAGTCGGGTGCCGGCAAGACGGAGTCCACCAAATACCTGCTCAAATACCTGTGCTACTCGCACGACAGTGCCGGTCCCATAGAGACCAAGATATTGGATG CCAATCCCGTGCTGGAGGCCTTTGGCAACGCGAAGACCACTCGAAACAACAACTCTTCGCGGTTCGGCAAGTTCATCGAGGTGCACTACGATGCCAAGTGCCAGGTGGTCGGTGGTTATATATCGCACTACCTGCTGGAGAAGAGTCGCATCTGCACGCAGAGCGCCGAGGAGCGGAACTACCATGTGTTTTACATGCTCCTGGCAGGAGCACCCCAGCAGCTACGCGATAAACTGAATTTGGGCAAACCAGATGACTATAGG TATCTCTCCGGCTGCACTCAGTACTTTGCCAACGCCAAGACGGAGCAGCTAATACCGGGCTCTCAGAAGTCCAAGAATCACCAGCAGAAGGGACCGCTCAAGGATCCGATAATCGATGATTACCAGCACTTCCACAACCTGGACAAGGCTTTGGGTCGTCTGGGTCTGTCGGATGCGGAGAAGCTGGGCATCTATTCGCTGGTGGCAGCTGTGCTCCACCTGGGCAACATTGCTTTCGAGGAGATTCCCGACGATGTGCGCGGTGGCTGCCAGGTGTCCGAGTCCTCGGAGCAGTCGCTGACCATCACCAGCGGACTGCTGGGCGTGGATCAAACGGAGCTGCGCACGGCTCTGGTGTCGCGTGTGATGCAGAGCAAAGGAGGTGGTTTCAAGGGCACGGTTATCAT GGTTCCTCTGAAGATCTACGAGGCGAGCAATGCCCGGGATGCCTTGGCCAAGGCCATCTACAGTCGCCTCTTCGACCGCATTGTGGGCCTGATCAACCAGAGCATTCCCTTCCAGGCCTCAAACTTCTACATCGGCGTACTCGACATCGCCGGCTTTGAGTACTTCACTGTGAACTCCTTCGAGCAGTTTTGCATAAACTATTGCAATGAAAAGCTGCAGAAGTTCTTCAACGATAATATACTGAAGAATGAGCAGGAGCTTTACAAACGGGAGGGTCTTAATGTGCCGGAGATCACGTTTACCGACAACCAGGACATCATCGAGCTGATCGAAGCCAAGTCGAATGGCATCTTTACGCTGCTCGACGAAGAGTCCAAACTGCCGAAGCCCTCGTACTCGCACTTCACCGCCGAGGTGCACAAGTCGTGGTCGAACCACTATCGCCTGGGTCTTCCCAGATCATCAAGACTCAAGGCCCACCGCACTCTGCGGGATGAGGAGGGCTTCCTGGTGCGTCATTTTGCCGGAGCCGTGTGCTACAACACGGAGCAGTTCATCGAGAAGAACAACGACGCCCTGCACGCCTCGCTGGAGGGTTTGGTCCAGGAGTGCGAAAATCCCCTGCTGCAGACCCTATTCCCCTCGGGCAGCAGCGCATCCATTCGCGGCAAGCTGAACTTTATATCTGTGGGCTCCAAGTTTAAGACGCAGCTAGGCGAGCTGATGGAGAAACTGGAGCAGAAT GGCACCAACTTCATCCGCTGCATCAAGCCCAACAGCAAGATGATCGATCGACAGTTTGAGGGCAGCCTGGCGCTGGCCCAGCTAAAGTGTTCGGGCACCATTTCGGTGCTGGAGCTCATGGAGCACGGCTATCCATCGCGTGTCCTCTTCGCGGATCTGTACAGCATGTACAAGTCGGTGCTGCCGCCGGAACTGGTTTCACTGCCGGCTCGCACCTTTTGCGAAGCCATGTTCCAGTCGCTCAACCTGAGCGCCAAGGACTTCAAGTTCGGCATCACCAAGGTCTTCTTCCGGCCGGGCAAGTTCGTCGAGTTTGACCGCATCATGCGCTCCGATCCGGAGAACATGTTGGCCATTGTGGCCAAGGTCAAGAAGTGGCTTATTCGATCGCGTTGGGTCAAGTCCGCACTGGGAGCCCTCTGCGTCATCAAGC TGCGTAATCGAATCATCTACCGCAACAAGTGTGTCCTGGTGGCCCAGCGCATTGCACGCGGTTTTCTGGCCCGCAAACAGCATCGCCCGCGCTACCAGGGCATCGGCAAGATCAACAAGATCCGGATGAATACGCTCAAGACACTCGAAATTGCCAGCGGCCTGAAAATGGGACGCGATGAGATCGTCAGTGGAGTGAACGATATCTACAGGCAGATCGATGATGCCATCATGAAGATCAAG CTGAATCCACGCATCACTCAACGCGAAATGGACTCTATGTACACCGTGGTCATGGCCAATATGAACAAGCTCACCGTAGATCTGAACACGAAGCTCAAGGAGCAACAGCAGGCCGAGGAGCAGGAGCGTCTACGCAAGATTCAAGAGGCCCTGGAGGCCGAGCGGGCTGCCAAGGAGGCGGAGGAGCTGCGTCAGCGCGAGGAGGTCGAAAACAAGCGACT CAAAGCTGAGATCGAAACACGCCGCAAGGCTGCCGAGGTCCAACGCCTACgccaggaggaggaggatcgCCGTGCCGCCTTGGCCCTGCAGGAGCAGCTGGAGAAGGAGGCCAAGGACGATGCCAAGTACCGACAGCAGCTCGAACAGGAACGCCGCGATCACGAGTTGGCCCTGCGCTTGGCCAACGAGTCCAATGGCCAGGTGGAGGATAGTCCACCAGTTATCCGCAA TGGTGTCAATGACGCGTCTCCCATGGGTTCCAACAAACTGATCAG tttttcacaAGTTGTGTCAAACATTGCTTCGCGGTACTTGAATAA ATCGGAGAATGTTCGAGCCCAACAACAGGCCCTGGGCAAGCAGAAGTACGACTTGTCCAAGTGGAAGTACTCAGAGCTGCGTGATGCTATCAACACTTCCTGTGATATCGAGCTGCTGGAG GCATGCCGCCAGGAGTTCCATCGCCGCTTGAAGGTGTACCACGCCTGGAAGGCAAAGAACCGCAAGCGTACCACTATGGATGAGAACGAGCGTGCCCCACGCAGCGTAATGGAAGCTG CCTTTAAACAGCCTCCTCTTGTCCAGCCAATCCAGGAGATTGTGACGGCCCAGCATCGCTACTTCCGGATTCCCTTCATGCGAGCCAATGCGCCGGATAACA CCAAGCGAGGCCTGTGGTATGCCCACTTTGATGGCCAGTGGATCGCTCGCCAGATGGAACTGCATGCCGACAAGCCGCCCATTCTTCTCGTGGCTGGCACGGACGACATGCAGATGTGCGAACTGAGCCTGGAGGAGACGGGTCTGACGCGCAAGCGCGGCGCCGAGATCCTGGAGCACGAGTTCAACCGCGAGTGGGAGCGCAACGGGGGCAAGGCCTACAAGAATCTGGGAGCGAAGCCAAACGggccagctgcagcagcaatgCAGAAACAACAGTAG
- the LOC128256548 gene encoding myosin heavy chain 95F isoform X3 — translation MLEDTQLVWVRDAAEGYIQGRITEIGTKEFEVTPTDRKYPKRTCHFDDIHSSCDGPQDHDDNCELMLLNEATFLDNLKTRYYKDKIYTYVANILIAVNPYREIKELYAPDTIKKYNGRSLGELPPHVFAVADKAIRDMRVYKLSQSIIVSGESGAGKTESTKYLLKYLCYSHDSAGPIETKILDANPVLEAFGNAKTTRNNNSSRFGKFIEVHYDAKCQVVGGYISHYLLEKSRICTQSAEERNYHVFYMLLAGAPQQLRDKLNLGKPDDYRYLSGCTQYFANAKTEQLIPGSQKSKNHQQKGPLKDPIIDDYQHFHNLDKALGRLGLSDAEKLGIYSLVAAVLHLGNIAFEEIPDDVRGGCQVSESSEQSLTITSGLLGVDQTELRTALVSRVMQSKGGGFKGTVIMVPLKIYEASNARDALAKAIYSRLFDRIVGLINQSIPFQASNFYIGVLDIAGFEYFTVNSFEQFCINYCNEKLQKFFNDNILKNEQELYKREGLNVPEITFTDNQDIIELIEAKSNGIFTLLDEESKLPKPSYSHFTAEVHKSWSNHYRLGLPRSSRLKAHRTLRDEEGFLVRHFAGAVCYNTEQFIEKNNDALHASLEGLVQECENPLLQTLFPSGSSASIRGKLNFISVGSKFKTQLGELMEKLEQNGTNFIRCIKPNSKMIDRQFEGSLALAQLKCSGTISVLELMEHGYPSRVLFADLYSMYKSVLPPELVSLPARTFCEAMFQSLNLSAKDFKFGITKVFFRPGKFVEFDRIMRSDPENMLAIVAKVKKWLIRSRWVKSALGALCVIKLRNRIIYRNKCVLVAQRIARGFLARKQHRPRYQGIGKINKIRMNTLKTLEIASGLKMGRDEIVSGVNDIYRQIDDAIMKIKLNPRITQREMDSMYTVVMANMNKLTVDLNTKLKEQQQAEEQERLRKIQEALEAERAAKEAEELRQREEVENKRLKAEIETRRKAAEVQRLRQEEEDRRAALALQEQLEKEAKDDAKYRQQLEQERRDHELALRLANESNGQVEDSPPVIRKSENVRAQQQALGKQKYDLSKWKYSELRDAINTSCDIELLEACRQEFHRRLKVYHAWKAKNRKRTTMDENERAPRSVMEAAFKQPPLVQPIQEIVTAQHRYFRIPFMRANAPDNTKRGLWYAHFDGQWIARQMELHADKPPILLVAGTDDMQMCELSLEETGLTRKRGAEILEHEFNREWERNGGKAYKNLGAKPNGPAAAAMQKQQ, via the exons ATGTTGGAGGACACCCAACTGGTGTGGGTGCGAGATGCCGCCGAGGGCTATATACAGGGCCGGATCACGGAGATCGGCACCAAGGAGTTCGAGGTTACGCCCACCGACCGGAAGTATCCAAAGCGCACGTGCCACTTTGACGACATCCACTCCTCGTGCGATGGACCCCAGGATCACGATGACAACT GTGAACTCATGCTGCTTAACGAGGCCACATTTCTGGACAATTTGAAAACACGTTACTACAAAGACAAGATCTAC acatATGTGGCCAATATATTAATCGCCGTGAATCCGTATCGTGAGATCAAGGAGCTCTATGCACCCGATACCATTAAGAAGTACAATGGCCGTTCTTTGGGTGAACTGCCTCCTCATGTCTTTGCCGTTG CGGACAAAGCCATACGGGATATGAGGGTCTACAAGTTGTCGCAATCGATCATCGTGTCTGGAGAGTCGGGTGCCGGCAAGACGGAGTCCACCAAATACCTGCTCAAATACCTGTGCTACTCGCACGACAGTGCCGGTCCCATAGAGACCAAGATATTGGATG CCAATCCCGTGCTGGAGGCCTTTGGCAACGCGAAGACCACTCGAAACAACAACTCTTCGCGGTTCGGCAAGTTCATCGAGGTGCACTACGATGCCAAGTGCCAGGTGGTCGGTGGTTATATATCGCACTACCTGCTGGAGAAGAGTCGCATCTGCACGCAGAGCGCCGAGGAGCGGAACTACCATGTGTTTTACATGCTCCTGGCAGGAGCACCCCAGCAGCTACGCGATAAACTGAATTTGGGCAAACCAGATGACTATAGG TATCTCTCCGGCTGCACTCAGTACTTTGCCAACGCCAAGACGGAGCAGCTAATACCGGGCTCTCAGAAGTCCAAGAATCACCAGCAGAAGGGACCGCTCAAGGATCCGATAATCGATGATTACCAGCACTTCCACAACCTGGACAAGGCTTTGGGTCGTCTGGGTCTGTCGGATGCGGAGAAGCTGGGCATCTATTCGCTGGTGGCAGCTGTGCTCCACCTGGGCAACATTGCTTTCGAGGAGATTCCCGACGATGTGCGCGGTGGCTGCCAGGTGTCCGAGTCCTCGGAGCAGTCGCTGACCATCACCAGCGGACTGCTGGGCGTGGATCAAACGGAGCTGCGCACGGCTCTGGTGTCGCGTGTGATGCAGAGCAAAGGAGGTGGTTTCAAGGGCACGGTTATCAT GGTTCCTCTGAAGATCTACGAGGCGAGCAATGCCCGGGATGCCTTGGCCAAGGCCATCTACAGTCGCCTCTTCGACCGCATTGTGGGCCTGATCAACCAGAGCATTCCCTTCCAGGCCTCAAACTTCTACATCGGCGTACTCGACATCGCCGGCTTTGAGTACTTCACTGTGAACTCCTTCGAGCAGTTTTGCATAAACTATTGCAATGAAAAGCTGCAGAAGTTCTTCAACGATAATATACTGAAGAATGAGCAGGAGCTTTACAAACGGGAGGGTCTTAATGTGCCGGAGATCACGTTTACCGACAACCAGGACATCATCGAGCTGATCGAAGCCAAGTCGAATGGCATCTTTACGCTGCTCGACGAAGAGTCCAAACTGCCGAAGCCCTCGTACTCGCACTTCACCGCCGAGGTGCACAAGTCGTGGTCGAACCACTATCGCCTGGGTCTTCCCAGATCATCAAGACTCAAGGCCCACCGCACTCTGCGGGATGAGGAGGGCTTCCTGGTGCGTCATTTTGCCGGAGCCGTGTGCTACAACACGGAGCAGTTCATCGAGAAGAACAACGACGCCCTGCACGCCTCGCTGGAGGGTTTGGTCCAGGAGTGCGAAAATCCCCTGCTGCAGACCCTATTCCCCTCGGGCAGCAGCGCATCCATTCGCGGCAAGCTGAACTTTATATCTGTGGGCTCCAAGTTTAAGACGCAGCTAGGCGAGCTGATGGAGAAACTGGAGCAGAAT GGCACCAACTTCATCCGCTGCATCAAGCCCAACAGCAAGATGATCGATCGACAGTTTGAGGGCAGCCTGGCGCTGGCCCAGCTAAAGTGTTCGGGCACCATTTCGGTGCTGGAGCTCATGGAGCACGGCTATCCATCGCGTGTCCTCTTCGCGGATCTGTACAGCATGTACAAGTCGGTGCTGCCGCCGGAACTGGTTTCACTGCCGGCTCGCACCTTTTGCGAAGCCATGTTCCAGTCGCTCAACCTGAGCGCCAAGGACTTCAAGTTCGGCATCACCAAGGTCTTCTTCCGGCCGGGCAAGTTCGTCGAGTTTGACCGCATCATGCGCTCCGATCCGGAGAACATGTTGGCCATTGTGGCCAAGGTCAAGAAGTGGCTTATTCGATCGCGTTGGGTCAAGTCCGCACTGGGAGCCCTCTGCGTCATCAAGC TGCGTAATCGAATCATCTACCGCAACAAGTGTGTCCTGGTGGCCCAGCGCATTGCACGCGGTTTTCTGGCCCGCAAACAGCATCGCCCGCGCTACCAGGGCATCGGCAAGATCAACAAGATCCGGATGAATACGCTCAAGACACTCGAAATTGCCAGCGGCCTGAAAATGGGACGCGATGAGATCGTCAGTGGAGTGAACGATATCTACAGGCAGATCGATGATGCCATCATGAAGATCAAG CTGAATCCACGCATCACTCAACGCGAAATGGACTCTATGTACACCGTGGTCATGGCCAATATGAACAAGCTCACCGTAGATCTGAACACGAAGCTCAAGGAGCAACAGCAGGCCGAGGAGCAGGAGCGTCTACGCAAGATTCAAGAGGCCCTGGAGGCCGAGCGGGCTGCCAAGGAGGCGGAGGAGCTGCGTCAGCGCGAGGAGGTCGAAAACAAGCGACT CAAAGCTGAGATCGAAACACGCCGCAAGGCTGCCGAGGTCCAACGCCTACgccaggaggaggaggatcgCCGTGCCGCCTTGGCCCTGCAGGAGCAGCTGGAGAAGGAGGCCAAGGACGATGCCAAGTACCGACAGCAGCTCGAACAGGAACGCCGCGATCACGAGTTGGCCCTGCGCTTGGCCAACGAGTCCAATGGCCAGGTGGAGGATAGTCCACCAGTTATCCGCAA ATCGGAGAATGTTCGAGCCCAACAACAGGCCCTGGGCAAGCAGAAGTACGACTTGTCCAAGTGGAAGTACTCAGAGCTGCGTGATGCTATCAACACTTCCTGTGATATCGAGCTGCTGGAG GCATGCCGCCAGGAGTTCCATCGCCGCTTGAAGGTGTACCACGCCTGGAAGGCAAAGAACCGCAAGCGTACCACTATGGATGAGAACGAGCGTGCCCCACGCAGCGTAATGGAAGCTG CCTTTAAACAGCCTCCTCTTGTCCAGCCAATCCAGGAGATTGTGACGGCCCAGCATCGCTACTTCCGGATTCCCTTCATGCGAGCCAATGCGCCGGATAACA CCAAGCGAGGCCTGTGGTATGCCCACTTTGATGGCCAGTGGATCGCTCGCCAGATGGAACTGCATGCCGACAAGCCGCCCATTCTTCTCGTGGCTGGCACGGACGACATGCAGATGTGCGAACTGAGCCTGGAGGAGACGGGTCTGACGCGCAAGCGCGGCGCCGAGATCCTGGAGCACGAGTTCAACCGCGAGTGGGAGCGCAACGGGGGCAAGGCCTACAAGAATCTGGGAGCGAAGCCAAACGggccagctgcagcagcaatgCAGAAACAACAGTAG